A genomic stretch from Octopus sinensis linkage group LG14, ASM634580v1, whole genome shotgun sequence includes:
- the LOC115219459 gene encoding zinc finger protein 26-like, translated as MPQKLYQLPQQPLKTAPLVSKKFFCKVCGKSYTRNFCLKIHMTSHTGVKSYRCEICGWCCDSNYILKVHTRSHTGEKPFKCVMCRKAFSTNAVLKLHMKRHAGEKPFRCNVCTVKAFVTKSELNLHLRSHSIEQQFVCVTCHKGFVKMSLLKIHERIHSGEKPYKCKLCDQWFRTNSILNVHTKRHMAEKPHKCEICGKSFKTKSELTIHKRYHTGEKPYTCETCGKGFSVNSDLKFHRRIHTGEKPFLCIICGKSFKLKKELKIHTRTHTGEKPFSCDTCGKKFSTNYRLKIHARVHTGEKPYQCSVCDKSFTNGTNLKVHTLAHSGVKSWLCEVCNKGFYTKKDLNFHSRCHTDEKPFVCAVCGKAYLRQKNLRRHMFSHTGEKHHRCKICGKVFHQISDLVIHSKLHQTNDSHEEEVMNKQLKAIRNQLRCAVCKLCCPSDSSLKNHLETHAGEKPYPCEVCSERFSALSQVKAHMQTHNKEKCYMCKVCGKGYTRKSYLKVHSMIHTGEKPFHCDICGKGFITTSQLKTHKIVHSKETKNTCKECRKGFTTSEQLQLHLKVHYSERQFPCDVCGNRFRSTSHLKSHMVTHTGEKLYQCEQCDKAFARSSTLKIHLRTHSGAKLNSPSQCSESTELNSHKQTPVSNV; from the coding sequence ATGCCTCAAAAATTGTATCAGCTGCCACAGCAACCATTAAAAACTGCCCCATTGGTATCAAAGAAGTTTTTCTGCAAAGTTTGTGGGAAAAGTTATACAAGAAATTTCTGCCTGAAAATTCACATGACGTCTCACACTGGAGTAAAATCCTAtcgctgtgaaatctgtggttggTGCTGCGACTCTAACTACATCCTGAAAGTACACACCAGAAGCCACACTGGGGAGAAGCCATTCAAATGTGTGATGTGTCGTAAAGCTTTCTCAACAAATGCAGTGTTGAAGCTCCACATGAAGAGACACGCTGGGGAGAAGCCTTTCCGTTGCAACGTCTGCACTGTTAAGGCATTTGTCACCAAATCTGAGCTAAACCTTCACCTGAGAAGTCACTCCATTGAACAGCAATTTGTTTGTGTTACTTGCCACAAAGGCTTTGTGAAAATGTCACTGCTAAAGATCCATGAGCGGATTCACTCTGGGGAGAAACCCTATAAATGCAAGCTGTGTGATCAATGGTTCCGGACGAATTCGATTTTGAATGTTCATACCAAAAGACACATGGCAGAAAAGCCACACAAATGCGAGATTTGTGGGAAAAGTTTCAAGACAAAATCAGAACTGACCATCCACAAAAGGTACCACACTGGAGAAAAACCCTATACATGTGAAACATGTGGTAAAGGTTTCTCTGTAAATTCCGATCTTAAATTTCACAGACGtatccatacaggtgagaaaccgttTCTCTGCATTATATGTGGTAAAAGTTTCAAGCTGAAAAAAGAGTTGAAAATTCATACCAGgactcacacaggtgagaaaccatttagttgtgatacctgtggaaaGAAATTTAGCACTAATTATAGGCTGAAGATTCACGCTCGagttcacacaggtgagaaaccttacCAATGTAGTGTGTGTGACAAAAGTTTTACAAATGGCACAAATCTAAAAGTTCATACGTTGGCACATTCTGGTGTGAAATCTTGGCTGTGTGAGGTGTGCAATAAAGGATTCTATACAAAAAAGGATTTAAATTTTCATAGTAGATGCCATACTGATGAAAAGCCATTTGTATGTGCTGTGTGTGGCAAGGCTTACCTGAGGCAAAAAAACCTAAGGAGGCACATGTTTtctcatacaggtgaaaaacatCATCGTTGTAAAATATGTGGCAAAGTTTTTCACCAAATTTCCGACTTGGTCATTCACTCCAAATTGCATCAAACGAACGACAGTCACGAGGAAGAGGTTATGAACAAACAACTCAAGGCTATCAGAAACCAGCTTCGATGCGCTGTGTGTAAGTTGTGCTGTCCTTCTGATTCTTCACTGAAAAACCACTTGGAAACACATGCCGGAGAGAAACCGTATCCTTGTGAGGTTTGCAGTGAAAGGTTCTCTGCTTTGTCTCAGGTAAAGGCTCACATGCAGACGCACAACAAAGAGAAATGTTACATGTGTAAGGTATGTGGGAAAGGCTATACTAGGAAATCTTACTTGAAGGTTCATTCAATGatccatactggagagaaaccatttcattgtgatatctgtggcaaaggTTTCATCACTACTTCACAGTTAAAGACTCACAAGATTGTTCacagcaaagaaacaaagaatactTGTAAAGAGTGTAGGAAAGGTTTTACTACATCAGAACAGTTACAGCTTCACCTCAAAGTGCATTATAGTGAAAGGCAGTTTCCTTGTGATGTTTGTGGTAATCGCTTCAGGTCTACCAGTCATTTGAAGTCGCATATGGtcactcatacaggtgagaagctgTACCAATGTGAACAATGTGACAAGGCATTTGCACGAAGTTCTACCTTAAAAATTCATTTGAGGACCCACTCAGGTGCAAAACTTAACAGCCCTTCTCAGTGTAGCGAATCTACTGAACTGAACAGCCATAAGCAGACTCCTGTCAGCAACGTGTAG